A region from the Desulfomarina profundi genome encodes:
- the sat gene encoding sulfate adenylyltransferase, translating into MSKLVAPHGGKGLVCALLEGAERDAELKKAAELKQIEISDRAKGDLIMMGIGGFSPLTGFMKKADWKGVCENFQMADGTFWPVPITLDVTTADAAEIAEGSEIALVKDGEVFATMLVEEKYEMTEADKKWECEKVFMGEGEESVDGKFWEIAPEDHPGVIMVMNQKDVNLAGPVKVLSEGEYPSEYPGVYLKPAETRAMFDERGWSNVAALQLRNPMHRSHEFLAKIAVEVCDGVLIHSLIGNLKPGDIPAETRVKAIDILIENYFVKEHVINAGYPLDMRYAGPREGLLHATFRQNYGVNNMLIGRDHAGVGDFYGLFEAQEIFDRIPTTGDEGKDLQCKPMKIDWTFYCHKCDGMASLRTCPHEKESRVILSGTKLRKALSEGAEIVDHFGRDEVLDHLKKYYAGLKEKVEVKMQGAASGDSM; encoded by the coding sequence ATGTCGAAATTAGTCGCACCCCATGGTGGAAAAGGGTTGGTTTGTGCCTTGCTTGAAGGCGCTGAGCGTGATGCTGAGTTGAAAAAAGCCGCAGAACTGAAGCAGATTGAGATCTCTGATCGGGCTAAGGGAGATCTGATCATGATGGGAATCGGTGGTTTTTCTCCCCTGACCGGTTTTATGAAAAAAGCTGACTGGAAAGGTGTCTGTGAAAATTTCCAGATGGCTGATGGAACCTTCTGGCCTGTACCTATCACGCTTGATGTCACTACCGCAGATGCAGCAGAAATCGCTGAAGGCTCCGAGATCGCTCTCGTTAAAGATGGTGAAGTATTCGCAACCATGCTCGTTGAAGAAAAATACGAGATGACCGAAGCCGATAAAAAATGGGAATGTGAAAAAGTCTTCATGGGTGAAGGTGAAGAATCAGTTGACGGAAAATTCTGGGAAATAGCTCCTGAAGATCATCCCGGCGTAATTATGGTAATGAATCAGAAAGATGTTAACCTGGCAGGTCCAGTTAAGGTTCTTTCCGAGGGTGAATATCCTTCTGAGTATCCGGGAGTGTATCTGAAACCTGCAGAGACCCGCGCAATGTTCGATGAGCGTGGATGGTCAAATGTTGCCGCTCTTCAGCTTCGTAACCCGATGCATCGCTCCCATGAATTCCTGGCAAAAATTGCCGTGGAAGTGTGTGATGGTGTTTTGATTCACTCTCTGATCGGCAACCTGAAGCCGGGTGATATTCCTGCCGAGACCCGTGTAAAAGCGATTGATATTCTCATTGAGAATTATTTCGTAAAAGAGCATGTGATCAATGCCGGATATCCACTTGACATGCGTTACGCAGGTCCCCGTGAAGGACTGCTCCATGCTACCTTCCGTCAGAATTATGGTGTGAACAACATGCTTATCGGTCGGGACCATGCTGGTGTCGGTGATTTCTATGGTCTGTTTGAGGCACAGGAAATATTCGATCGTATTCCCACAACCGGTGATGAGGGTAAGGATCTCCAGTGTAAGCCGATGAAGATTGACTGGACCTTCTACTGCCATAAGTGTGACGGAATGGCTTCTCTGCGTACCTGTCCACATGAAAAGGAATCCCGTGTTATTCTTTCCGGAACCAAACTGCGTAAGGCCCTCTCTGAAGGTGCTGAAATCGTTGATCACTTCGGTCGCGATGAAGTTCTTGATCACCTCAAGAAGTATTATGCCGGTTTGAAAGAGAAAGTTGAAGTAAAAATGCAGGGAGCTGCCTCCGGCGACTCCATGTAG
- a CDS encoding pilus assembly FimT family protein, with translation MKNQKGFSLYECMTCMVVLSVLTTLVVPSVRCMQHRAAFRNEVFQLVRGLQEGKVIAIKRNCPVVFRIDGNRYTIFVDDGGDNGRAGDWNRQQGEEIIMRRSLPVNVDLATTFTRKRTRFNNGIGNKAGRVIISDALGGRKEIILSISGRIRVGKS, from the coding sequence ATGAAAAATCAAAAAGGGTTTTCACTGTATGAGTGCATGACCTGTATGGTTGTGTTATCGGTTTTAACAACTCTGGTTGTGCCGTCTGTTCGCTGCATGCAGCACCGGGCTGCTTTTCGTAATGAGGTATTTCAACTTGTGCGTGGATTACAGGAAGGTAAAGTTATTGCCATTAAACGAAATTGCCCGGTTGTTTTCAGGATTGATGGTAACAGATATACAATTTTTGTTGATGACGGTGGTGATAACGGCCGTGCGGGAGACTGGAACAGGCAGCAGGGAGAGGAGATCATTATGAGGAGGTCATTACCCGTTAATGTCGATTTGGCAACAACCTTCACTCGGAAAAGAACAAGATTCAATAACGGGATTGGTAATAAGGCGGGGCGGGTTATAATCTCTGATGCCTTGGGAGGCAGGAAAGAGATCATTCTGAGTATATCCGGTAGAATCAGGGTTGGAAAGTCATAG
- a CDS encoding sigma-54-dependent transcriptional regulator, producing MKNNNFQAVKRILVIDDEKNMRHMLGVMLEKNGYQVTSASDGLQAIDLVRKETYDFVLCDVRMPEIDGLQFLVQAKNSLGSSTVIMMSAYGTVEMALEAMKAGAYDFISKPFKVDEVLLTLKKAEEREQLKAENRELKKIIKEKQEGTGFEPIVGESAEIKKTIQQAQKIAQYDASVLITGESGTGKELVAKGIHKSSSRGNMVFYAVNCGSIPGELLESELFGYVKGAFTGADRNKKGILELADGSTLFLDEIGELPLDMQVKLLRVLQEKEIHPLGAALPKKINVRILAATSRTLEEEVALGNFRQDLFYRLNVLTLHLPPLRERTDDIPHLCSHFLRKYNKKFGTSVQYPKGDVIKKMVAYHWPGNVRELENRVQRGVVFANGDDFAMESLQHGFFQEGNGSGIIIPYGELSLKKAQKILEKKIIDRALKKTGGNKSRAAHILEISYPSLLNKIKEYGI from the coding sequence ATGAAAAATAATAATTTTCAGGCTGTAAAGCGCATACTTGTTATTGATGATGAAAAGAATATGCGTCATATGTTGGGAGTAATGCTTGAAAAAAACGGCTATCAAGTAACATCTGCTTCAGATGGTCTTCAGGCGATAGATCTGGTAAGAAAAGAAACATATGATTTTGTTTTATGTGATGTGCGTATGCCGGAAATTGATGGTCTGCAATTTCTTGTCCAGGCAAAAAACTCTCTTGGTTCTTCAACTGTAATAATGATGTCAGCGTATGGAACAGTGGAAATGGCACTTGAAGCAATGAAAGCCGGTGCCTATGATTTCATTTCGAAGCCATTCAAAGTTGACGAAGTACTGCTTACCTTGAAAAAGGCTGAAGAAAGGGAGCAGTTGAAGGCGGAAAACCGGGAACTGAAAAAAATTATAAAAGAGAAACAGGAGGGAACTGGTTTTGAGCCGATAGTTGGAGAGAGCGCAGAAATAAAAAAGACCATTCAGCAAGCTCAGAAAATAGCACAATATGATGCGTCAGTGCTTATCACAGGCGAATCGGGAACGGGGAAGGAACTTGTTGCAAAAGGAATCCATAAAAGTTCTTCCCGTGGAAACATGGTCTTCTATGCTGTTAACTGTGGCAGTATTCCTGGAGAATTACTGGAAAGTGAATTGTTTGGATATGTAAAAGGGGCATTTACCGGTGCTGACAGGAACAAGAAGGGTATTCTTGAGCTGGCTGACGGTTCCACACTTTTTTTGGATGAAATTGGGGAACTGCCTTTAGATATGCAGGTTAAGCTTCTTCGCGTTCTGCAGGAGAAGGAGATCCATCCACTAGGTGCTGCACTACCGAAAAAAATAAATGTACGCATTTTGGCGGCAACATCCAGAACTCTTGAAGAAGAGGTGGCTCTTGGTAATTTTCGACAGGATCTGTTTTACAGGTTGAATGTGCTCACATTGCACTTACCCCCTTTGCGTGAAAGAACTGATGATATTCCGCACCTCTGCAGTCATTTTCTTCGGAAGTATAACAAGAAATTTGGAACGTCTGTTCAGTATCCGAAAGGTGACGTAATTAAAAAAATGGTTGCTTACCATTGGCCGGGGAATGTTCGGGAGTTGGAAAACAGAGTCCAGAGAGGGGTTGTTTTTGCCAACGGAGATGACTTTGCGATGGAGTCGTTACAACATGGTTTTTTCCAGGAAGGTAATGGATCCGGGATTATCATTCCCTACGGAGAGCTGTCATTGAAAAAAGCTCAGAAAATCCTTGAAAAAAAGATAATTGATCGAGCATTGAAAAAAACCGGAGGCAACAAATCCAGGGCAGCTCATATTCTTGAGATAAGCTATCCTTCTCTCCTCAATAAAATTAAAGAATACGGAATATAA
- a CDS encoding sensor histidine kinase — translation MNYGLKFRITGSYILLLTLGMILTDIVIVTFWQKAMVRGQIDAAVKILAVAGGKNFSDLSEKRQVISSIVNENYVQVAFFRNNTFQIFPAEEKSKVLNNALQIAAITASPVLRFEGNMWGVFNPVSRYVILAQPLAAAGFVSASDGLVIDLKPLYQEIYRKQKLILMYILLNVMVLSVVGLFRMIKFVVKPLEHLVQMTRSYRFNEGEADFVVENEGHEFRKLAFSLNSMVRRIENDRDKLKQTVRSLSDANDQLRRTRKEVILAEKMAAVGVLSAGMAHEIGNPLGVIQGYLELLNDEKLTVQERKLFINNAISEVVRVDTLIHRLLDFAGHGEEDDGIMDIIILLDQLDSMVRVHRKLKNINYSRKIKLENPLFIRGGKSLLQVLLNCFLNAVDAVEAKGGNQKKTISLFCEKGIEDGRVVVIIRLADNGTGIEEEKLSSVFNPFYTTKKPGKGTGLGLSVSYSLIDALGGKIWLESSVGTGTVVHLVLPVVSPASR, via the coding sequence ATGAATTATGGGCTGAAATTTCGAATAACCGGTTCATATATTTTGCTTTTGACCTTGGGAATGATATTAACCGATATCGTTATTGTTACTTTCTGGCAAAAGGCGATGGTCAGGGGCCAGATAGATGCGGCAGTGAAAATTCTAGCTGTTGCAGGTGGAAAAAATTTTTCGGATTTGTCAGAAAAAAGGCAGGTAATTTCAAGTATTGTGAATGAAAATTATGTGCAGGTTGCTTTTTTCCGGAACAATACCTTTCAAATATTCCCCGCAGAAGAAAAATCAAAAGTACTGAATAATGCATTACAAATTGCTGCGATAACCGCATCTCCCGTGCTTCGTTTTGAGGGGAATATGTGGGGTGTTTTCAATCCGGTTTCCAGGTATGTAATTCTGGCGCAACCTTTAGCTGCAGCTGGTTTTGTTTCTGCTTCTGATGGTCTGGTTATTGATCTGAAACCATTATATCAGGAAATATATCGAAAACAGAAACTGATTTTGATGTATATTCTGTTAAATGTCATGGTGTTGAGTGTCGTTGGATTGTTCAGAATGATCAAGTTTGTTGTCAAGCCGTTGGAACATCTGGTTCAGATGACCCGATCCTATCGGTTTAATGAAGGGGAAGCTGATTTTGTGGTGGAAAACGAGGGACATGAATTCAGAAAACTTGCCTTTTCCCTTAATTCCATGGTCAGGAGAATAGAAAATGACAGGGATAAATTAAAACAGACTGTCAGGTCTCTTTCTGATGCCAATGATCAGTTGAGGAGGACGAGAAAAGAAGTAATTCTGGCGGAAAAAATGGCTGCTGTTGGAGTTCTTTCTGCGGGAATGGCTCATGAGATCGGTAATCCCCTCGGTGTCATTCAAGGATATCTTGAATTGCTTAATGATGAAAAATTGACTGTTCAAGAGCGAAAGCTCTTCATTAATAATGCGATATCAGAAGTTGTTCGGGTTGACACCCTTATTCATCGTCTTCTTGACTTTGCCGGACACGGTGAAGAGGATGATGGTATTATGGATATTATAATCCTGCTTGATCAGTTGGATTCCATGGTTCGAGTACACAGAAAGCTTAAAAACATCAACTATTCCAGGAAGATCAAATTAGAAAATCCTTTGTTTATTCGAGGAGGAAAATCCTTGCTGCAGGTGTTGCTCAACTGCTTTTTGAATGCTGTTGATGCGGTAGAGGCAAAGGGAGGAAACCAAAAAAAAACTATTAGTCTATTCTGTGAGAAAGGAATTGAGGACGGGCGTGTTGTGGTCATTATCCGCCTTGCTGACAATGGGACGGGAATTGAGGAAGAAAAACTGTCATCTGTTTTTAATCCATTTTATACAACTAAAAAGCCGGGGAAAGGAACCGGGCTTGGTCTTTCGGTTTCATATTCATTGATAGATGCATTAGGTGGCAAAATATGGCTTGAGAGTAGCGTGGGAACCGGAACTGTTGTCCATCTGGTATTGCCGGTGGTTTCACCTGCATCAAGGTAA